The nucleotide sequence CGACCCGCCGCTCACCGTGACCGGCGTCCGGCTGATGCACGTGATGTCGCCTGCCGACCACGCCAAGGCGACGCGGGAGCTGGGCTGGCAACCCCGGCCCGTCGCCGAGGCGGTCCGGGCGGCGGCCCGTTTCCACCGGGATGCGGCAGGATCGGCGACGTGACCGAACGGGTGCTGGACGAACTGGGCTTCTACCTGCTGGCGGGGGCAGGAGGCGAGGGTCCGGCGACGCTGGTCGATGAGGCGCGTCAGGGGGAGGAACTCGGCTTCGGCACCGGGTTCGTCTCGGAGCGGTGGAACGTCAAGGAGGCGTCGTCGCTGACGGGCGCCGCGCTGGCCGTGACGTCCCGCCTGCGCATCGCGACCGCCGCGACCAACCACAACACGCGCCACCCGCTGATCACCGGATCGTGGGCGACCACCATGCACCGACTCTCCGGCGGCCGCTTCACGCTCGGTCTGGGCCGCGGCATCGCCGCGATGTACGACGCGTTCGGCGTCCCGGCGATCACCACCGCTCAACTCGAGGACTTCGCCCGGGTGATGCGCCGGCTGTGGCACGGCGAGGTGATCATCGGTCACGACGGACCGATCGGGCAGTACCCGGTGCTGTTCCTCGACGCCGACTTCCGCGAGGACATCCGGTTGGCGCTGGTTGCGTTCGGTCCGCGGACGCTGGCGCTCGGCGGCCGGGTCTTCGACGACGTCATCCTGCACACCTACTTCACTCCGGAGACGCTGGCGCGTGCAGTGGCGACGGTCAAGAGGGCCGCCGAGCGCGCCGGCCGGGATCCGGCCGCGGTGCGGGTGTGGTCCTGCTTCGCCACCGTCGGCGATCACCTGCCCGAGGAACTGCGGCTGAAGAAGACCGTCGCCCGCCTCGCGACCTACCTGCAGGGTTACGGCGACCTGCTGGTGCGCACCAACGGCTGGGATCCCGCGGTGCTGGCGCGGTTTCGCGACGACCCGGTCGTCCAGTCGGT is from Mycolicibacterium grossiae and encodes:
- a CDS encoding TIGR03857 family LLM class F420-dependent oxidoreductase, encoding MTERVLDELGFYLLAGAGGEGPATLVDEARQGEELGFGTGFVSERWNVKEASSLTGAALAVTSRLRIATAATNHNTRHPLITGSWATTMHRLSGGRFTLGLGRGIAAMYDAFGVPAITTAQLEDFARVMRRLWHGEVIIGHDGPIGQYPVLFLDADFREDIRLALVAFGPRTLALGGRVFDDVILHTYFTPETLARAVATVKRAAERAGRDPAAVRVWSCFATVGDHLPEELRLKKTVARLATYLQGYGDLLVRTNGWDPAVLARFRDDPVVQSVPGGIDHKATAEQIEHIATLLPDEWLEPAATGSARQCVERVRREFDHGADAVILHGATPAELAPIVAEYRATVG